In Streptomyces sp. NBC_01707, a genomic segment contains:
- a CDS encoding RNA polymerase sigma factor: protein MTSSAGLGSQPASLAPEVGLDDATLVVRARDGDMRAFEVLVRRYQGPMYRLALHMLASRGDAEDVVQEVFLTAWRRLGQLRDDAAFVGWLYRTTSNRCLNIIRARRPVAQADLDRRESAEVTGSPERAAQVSEQLIALAAALKRLTPEQRACWLLREVHGRSYEEIAGVMGTTRTAVRGRIARARVQLAEAMAPWK, encoded by the coding sequence GTGACGTCGTCTGCCGGTCTCGGTTCACAGCCCGCCTCCCTCGCCCCGGAGGTGGGACTGGACGATGCCACGTTGGTGGTCCGTGCCCGTGACGGCGACATGCGCGCCTTCGAGGTACTGGTGCGCCGCTATCAGGGGCCGATGTACCGCTTGGCACTACATATGCTCGCGAGCCGCGGCGACGCCGAGGACGTGGTGCAAGAGGTGTTCCTGACCGCTTGGCGGCGGCTGGGGCAGCTACGGGACGATGCAGCCTTCGTGGGCTGGCTCTACCGGACGACGAGCAACCGGTGCCTGAACATCATCCGGGCACGTAGACCCGTCGCACAGGCTGACCTGGACCGTCGCGAATCCGCCGAGGTGACTGGATCACCGGAGCGGGCGGCACAGGTCAGCGAGCAGCTGATCGCGCTCGCTGCCGCTTTGAAGCGGCTGACTCCAGAGCAGCGGGCGTGCTGGCTGTTGCGGGAGGTGCACGGTCGCTCCTACGAGGAGATCGCCGGGGTCATGGGCACGACCCGTACGGCGGTGCGTGGACGTATAGCGCGCGCTCGAGTGCAATTGGCGGAGGCGATGGCTCCATGGAAATGA
- a CDS encoding Asp23/Gls24 family envelope stress response protein has translation MDKVFVTATTVPDDETRVSRAQWVIAEPVIAAIAARAAVAVPGVVRLEPGLTGLASQVARSVRQRINGLAPAPTEGVSITVDHTVVPSSLHASIDMVASGREQAWAVGRAVQREVMRAVADATGLVPQSVVVSIMDIDLDRTGAW, from the coding sequence ATGGACAAGGTGTTCGTGACGGCAACGACCGTGCCGGACGACGAGACACGGGTCTCCCGTGCCCAGTGGGTGATCGCCGAGCCCGTGATCGCCGCAATCGCCGCCCGAGCCGCAGTCGCCGTCCCTGGTGTCGTACGGCTCGAGCCCGGCCTGACCGGACTCGCCTCCCAGGTGGCGCGTTCGGTGCGCCAGAGGATCAACGGCCTCGCCCCGGCCCCGACCGAGGGTGTGAGCATCACGGTCGACCACACAGTCGTGCCGTCGAGCCTGCACGCCTCCATCGACATGGTCGCCTCCGGGCGTGAACAGGCCTGGGCCGTGGGGCGGGCTGTCCAGCGTGAGGTCATGCGTGCCGTCGCCGATGCCACGGGCCTCGTTCCGCAGTCCGTCGTGGTGTCGATCATGGATATCGACTTGGATCGGACCGGTGCGTGGTGA
- a CDS encoding Asp23/Gls24 family envelope stress response protein — MTNPATTNTAVPSTFAAGDTEKSATSAPEASSAQASGQGSTTIADVVVQKIAGIAAREVPGVHELGGGAARAFGAVKGRIPGASASAGQGVSVEVGQKQTAVDLQMLVEYGVSIPELAKDVRNNVIDSVEHMTGLEVVEVNINVSDVHIPADDSDGDDQDTGSRVQ; from the coding sequence ATGACGAACCCAGCCACCACGAATACCGCCGTGCCCTCCACCTTTGCCGCAGGCGACACGGAGAAGAGTGCCACCAGCGCACCTGAAGCTTCCTCTGCACAAGCCTCCGGGCAGGGCTCCACCACCATCGCCGATGTCGTCGTCCAAAAGATCGCCGGTATCGCTGCCCGCGAGGTGCCCGGCGTACACGAGCTGGGTGGCGGAGCGGCACGGGCGTTCGGCGCAGTCAAGGGGCGTATCCCCGGAGCCTCCGCCAGCGCCGGACAGGGCGTCTCCGTCGAGGTCGGTCAGAAGCAGACGGCCGTGGACCTTCAGATGCTGGTCGAGTACGGAGTGTCCATACCCGAGTTGGCCAAGGACGTCCGCAACAACGTCATCGACTCCGTCGAGCACATGACGGGCCTGGAGGTCGTCGAGGTCAACATCAATGTCAGTGACGTCCACATCCCGGCTGACGACAGTGACGGTGACGACCAGGACACCGGCAGCCGCGTCCAGTAG
- a CDS encoding Asp23/Gls24 family envelope stress response protein, whose product MDTAITTSAERDSGAAQRGTTTISDRTVERIATRVLTEVENIGGAAGRLLGIAVPGEHSEGSAHVAAKVSGDSAAALDVRLSVAYPQSVAHTTEDARARLVRRVADLTGLTVTRVDITVTALRAPDSPTRRVR is encoded by the coding sequence ATGGACACCGCGATCACCACGTCAGCTGAACGGGACTCCGGCGCGGCGCAGCGAGGCACCACGACGATCTCCGACCGCACCGTGGAACGTATCGCCACCCGGGTGTTGACCGAAGTCGAGAACATCGGCGGAGCGGCCGGCCGGCTGCTGGGCATCGCGGTCCCAGGAGAACACTCCGAAGGCTCGGCCCACGTTGCCGCGAAGGTCAGTGGCGACTCGGCCGCGGCGCTCGATGTCCGCCTGTCCGTCGCCTATCCACAATCCGTCGCTCACACCACCGAAGACGCCCGCGCACGCTTGGTACGCCGCGTCGCGGACCTCACCGGTCTGACCGTGACCCGCGTCGACATCACCGTCACTGCACTGCGCGCTCCCGACTCACCGACCAGGAGAGTCCGATGA
- a CDS encoding DUF6286 domain-containing protein, which translates to MKCRPRRTIPATLTALVLLAACVLTAVVAIQLITGQGALVSYHSVADALHSTRWSDTTTLIAGGAFALLGLLLLLAALLPGKPTVLPLTGDLDAGITRRSLLHALQNTASSVDGVSRARLKLGRRRIVARIRTDRTNTAGLADAVSAALDRRLDQLTPLVRPAVKIRLRATRNAP; encoded by the coding sequence ATGAAATGCCGGCCCCGCCGCACCATCCCGGCCACGCTCACCGCGCTGGTACTGCTGGCAGCCTGCGTGCTGACCGCCGTCGTCGCCATTCAGCTGATCACCGGTCAGGGCGCGCTCGTCAGCTACCACTCCGTCGCTGACGCCCTGCACAGCACCCGCTGGAGCGACACCACCACCCTCATTGCGGGCGGCGCATTCGCCCTGCTCGGGCTACTCCTCCTGCTCGCGGCCCTCCTGCCGGGGAAACCGACCGTCCTGCCGCTGACCGGTGACCTGGACGCCGGCATCACCAGGCGTAGCCTGCTCCACGCCTTGCAGAACACGGCCTCGAGCGTCGACGGTGTCAGCAGAGCGAGGCTGAAACTGGGCCGCCGAAGGATCGTCGCCCGCATCCGCACCGACCGGACCAACACCGCGGGGCTCGCCGATGCCGTGAGCGCCGCCCTGGATCGGCGCCTCGACCAACTCACCCCGCTCGTCCGGCCGGCCGTGAAGATCCGGCTCCGTGCCACCAGGAACGCACCATGA
- a CDS encoding alkaline shock response membrane anchor protein AmaP codes for MTSLNRPARLNRTLLAALGVLLLASSSFAVAAHFGHLTFLDSDATLAATTAEPPTWALWIAAATAIVLGLLILRWMAAQFTRRPRTHTWRIEQNPEQGSTELAANTATAPFLGEVTAYPGVHHAHATLAGTRQDPILAMVISTERGADLTTINHHLDAHGLPRLRQALDLDTLPFTVEYRLTTHTGVRAR; via the coding sequence ATGACCAGCCTCAACCGCCCAGCCCGTCTCAACCGCACACTGCTGGCCGCGCTCGGCGTCCTCCTGCTCGCCTCGAGCTCCTTCGCCGTGGCGGCTCACTTCGGCCACCTCACCTTCCTGGACTCGGACGCCACACTCGCTGCCACCACCGCCGAGCCGCCCACCTGGGCACTCTGGATTGCCGCCGCCACGGCCATCGTTCTGGGGCTGCTCATCCTGCGCTGGATGGCCGCACAGTTCACCCGGCGCCCCAGGACTCACACCTGGCGCATCGAGCAGAACCCCGAACAAGGCAGCACCGAACTGGCCGCGAACACTGCCACCGCCCCCTTCCTCGGGGAGGTCACGGCTTACCCCGGCGTGCACCACGCCCACGCCACGCTCGCCGGAACCCGCCAAGACCCCATCCTCGCCATGGTGATCAGCACCGAGCGAGGCGCTGATCTCACCACCATCAACCATCACCTCGACGCGCACGGGCTTCCCCGGCTCCGTCAAGCGCTCGACCTCGACACCCTCCCCTTCACCGTCGAGTACCGCCTCACCACCCACACCGGCGTCCGCGCACGCTGA
- a CDS encoding DUF1330 domain-containing protein: MAKGYWVSAYRTISDPEKLAAYNKLAGPAVAAGGGRLLARSGRVVAHDDGVAERVVLIEFDSFEQAVAAHASEAYQQALLALSDGVERDFRIIEGV; the protein is encoded by the coding sequence ATGGCCAAGGGCTACTGGGTCAGCGCCTATCGCACCATTTCCGACCCCGAGAAGCTGGCTGCCTACAACAAGCTGGCCGGTCCGGCCGTCGCGGCCGGAGGCGGGCGGCTGCTCGCCCGCAGCGGGCGGGTCGTCGCCCATGACGACGGCGTCGCCGAGCGCGTCGTCCTGATCGAGTTCGACAGCTTCGAACAGGCCGTCGCAGCTCACGCGAGTGAGGCCTACCAGCAGGCGCTGCTCGCCCTGTCCGACGGCGTCGAGCGCGACTTCCGCATCATCGAAGGCGTTTAA
- a CDS encoding TetR family transcriptional regulator, producing the protein MSPRPGPAPDQAARPRDADARRAEILAAARRAFARHAYADTTIAAIAEDAGVSPALVMKYYGSKEHLFDQVFTFDADATALFDAPLDGLARHMVLHLLATQRGQTRDPILRIAFSRHHLELGGQARANFRTQVIDALAARLHGPDAALRAELAIGVLLGLGAMYATVQADQLTRLAPDEVADLYIPLLQPLLSGEAPTGR; encoded by the coding sequence GTGTCGCCGAGGCCCGGTCCGGCACCGGACCAGGCGGCACGACCGCGTGACGCCGACGCGCGGCGCGCGGAGATCCTCGCCGCCGCCCGGCGTGCGTTCGCGCGCCATGCCTACGCCGACACGACCATCGCCGCCATCGCCGAAGACGCGGGCGTCAGCCCGGCGCTCGTGATGAAGTACTACGGATCCAAGGAGCACCTGTTCGACCAGGTGTTCACCTTCGACGCCGACGCCACCGCCCTGTTCGACGCCCCTTTGGACGGCCTCGCCCGGCACATGGTCCTGCACCTGCTCGCCACCCAGCGCGGCCAGACCCGCGACCCGATCCTGCGCATCGCCTTCTCCCGTCACCACCTGGAACTCGGCGGACAGGCCCGGGCCAACTTCCGCACGCAGGTCATCGACGCCCTCGCCGCCCGACTCCATGGGCCGGACGCCGCGCTGCGTGCGGAGCTGGCCATCGGCGTGCTGCTCGGCCTCGGGGCGATGTACGCAACCGTCCAAGCCGACCAGCTCACCCGGCTCGCCCCCGACGAAGTCGCCGACCTGTACATCCCGCTTCTGCAACCCCTGCTCAGCGGCGAGGCTCCGACGGGTCGCTGA
- a CDS encoding MFS transporter — protein sequence MAVLAAGGIVTTLVQTAVVPLLPQLPRLTGAAPVDVGWVVTLTLLTGAVATPLLGRAGDMYGKRRMLLVALGALAVGSLVCSFASTLPWLLVGRGLQGVGAAVVPLSISFLRGVLPPHRTGSSVALMSSTVGVGAALGLPLAALLVQFADWHAMFWAMTVLSTAVLALAWWVLREKPVRSPGRFDLVGACGLSAGLVLLLLALSKAGEWGWGSRRVLGLSGAALLILAGWTVQQRRVSRPLVDVRLAMRPTVLLPHVAALLAGFAFYANSLVTAQLIQTPRVTGYGLGLSVVAAGACLLPSGVIMVLSASLSARLSAARGAKATLTLGTVVIAAGYGLRFADSRQLWAVIAGAAVVSVGTALAYSALPMLIMRAVPLEQTAAANGLNVLMRTIGQALCSAVVATVLAQHTRVFAGVSGVAVAAPTLDGYRVAFAAAGAVALLACAAARLIPRRPRPAPSPLQEAEHDARPELRLRPQRPPANDVQEPAGTGTGVAEARSGTGPGGTTA from the coding sequence ATGGCGGTTCTGGCGGCAGGGGGCATCGTCACGACGCTGGTGCAGACCGCCGTCGTGCCGCTGCTGCCGCAGTTGCCTCGGCTGACCGGCGCGGCGCCGGTCGATGTCGGGTGGGTGGTCACGCTCACGTTGCTGACCGGGGCGGTCGCGACGCCGTTGCTGGGGCGGGCCGGGGACATGTACGGCAAGCGGCGGATGTTGTTGGTCGCGCTCGGTGCGCTCGCCGTCGGGTCGCTGGTGTGCTCGTTCGCCTCCACTCTCCCTTGGCTTTTGGTGGGGCGTGGGCTGCAGGGGGTGGGGGCCGCGGTGGTGCCGCTGTCGATCAGTTTCCTGCGGGGCGTGCTGCCGCCGCATCGGACGGGTTCGTCGGTTGCGCTGATGAGTTCGACGGTGGGGGTCGGTGCTGCTCTCGGTCTGCCACTGGCCGCGCTGCTGGTGCAGTTCGCGGACTGGCATGCGATGTTCTGGGCGATGACGGTGCTCTCGACGGCGGTGCTCGCGCTGGCGTGGTGGGTGCTGCGGGAGAAGCCGGTTCGGTCGCCGGGGCGGTTCGACCTGGTCGGGGCGTGCGGGCTGAGTGCGGGGCTGGTGCTTCTGCTGCTGGCGTTGTCCAAGGCGGGTGAGTGGGGGTGGGGCAGTCGGCGGGTTCTGGGTCTGTCGGGGGCGGCGCTGCTGATCCTGGCGGGCTGGACCGTCCAGCAGCGCCGGGTGTCGCGGCCGCTGGTGGACGTGCGGCTCGCGATGCGTCCGACGGTTCTGCTGCCGCACGTGGCCGCATTGTTGGCCGGGTTCGCCTTCTACGCCAACTCCCTCGTCACCGCGCAGCTGATCCAGACGCCCCGCGTCACCGGGTACGGTCTGGGTCTCTCGGTGGTGGCGGCGGGTGCGTGCCTGCTGCCCAGTGGTGTGATCATGGTGCTGTCCGCTTCCTTGTCCGCCCGACTGTCCGCCGCCCGTGGGGCCAAGGCCACGCTGACCCTGGGCACGGTGGTCATCGCGGCCGGGTATGGGCTGCGCTTCGCCGACAGTCGGCAGTTGTGGGCGGTCATCGCCGGAGCGGCCGTGGTGTCGGTCGGCACGGCGCTCGCCTACTCCGCGCTGCCCATGCTGATCATGCGGGCGGTGCCGCTGGAGCAGACCGCCGCGGCGAACGGCCTCAACGTCCTCATGCGCACCATCGGGCAGGCCCTGTGCAGCGCGGTGGTCGCCACCGTGCTGGCGCAGCACACCCGCGTGTTCGCCGGCGTGTCGGGCGTGGCCGTGGCGGCGCCTACCCTGGACGGGTACCGCGTGGCCTTCGCCGCGGCGGGGGCGGTCGCGTTGCTGGCCTGTGCGGCCGCCCGCCTCATCCCGCGCCGGCCGCGACCCGCGCCGTCCCCCCTTCAGGAGGCTGAACACGATGCCCGGCCCGAGCTCCGCCTCCGCCCGCAGCGGCCGCCCGCGAACGACGTCCAGGAACCCGCCGGCACCGGCACCGGTGTCGCCGAGGCCCGGTCCGGCACCGGACCAGGCGGCACGACCGCGTGA
- a CDS encoding glutamate--cysteine ligase: MTNSACGGSVSQPRRGGTAVRSVGVEEELLLVDAESGEPQALSTAVLAMAHRHAEGECAFESELHRQQVEFATRPRTDMDELADEIIRRRVEAAGHAANAGAAVVALATSPLPVSPTVGTGERYQWLEQQFGLTAQEQLTCGCHVHVSVESDEEGVAVLDRVRPWLSVLLALSANSPFWQGQDSGYSSYRSRVWGRWPSAGPVDVFGTAERYHEQIQALLDTEVLRDSGMIYFDARLSHHFPTIEVRVADVCLDPLVTVLLATLIRGLVETAACEWRAGEPPAEFPTTLLRMAAWRASRSGLDDRLLHPLTMHPEPAETVARALLAHVRGALEESGDLKAAEDGLGALLSAGNGACVQRDLMQRTGSLHAIVAECVRRTRG; this comes from the coding sequence ATGACCAACTCCGCGTGCGGGGGATCGGTCAGCCAGCCGAGGAGAGGGGGCACGGCTGTGCGGAGTGTGGGTGTCGAGGAGGAACTCCTCCTGGTCGACGCGGAGAGCGGTGAACCACAGGCACTGTCGACAGCGGTTCTGGCCATGGCGCACCGACATGCCGAAGGAGAGTGTGCTTTCGAGTCCGAACTGCACCGCCAGCAAGTCGAGTTCGCCACCCGGCCTCGGACCGACATGGACGAGCTGGCGGACGAGATCATCCGCCGGCGGGTGGAGGCCGCCGGTCATGCGGCCAATGCGGGGGCCGCCGTGGTTGCGCTGGCCACGTCCCCGCTCCCCGTCAGCCCGACGGTCGGAACCGGTGAGCGATACCAGTGGTTGGAGCAGCAGTTCGGACTGACCGCGCAGGAACAGCTGACATGCGGATGCCATGTCCACGTGTCGGTGGAGTCGGACGAAGAGGGCGTCGCCGTGCTGGACCGCGTGCGGCCCTGGTTGTCGGTGCTGTTGGCCCTGAGCGCGAACTCGCCCTTCTGGCAGGGCCAGGACAGCGGCTACAGCAGCTATCGGAGCAGGGTGTGGGGCCGCTGGCCGTCGGCAGGCCCGGTAGACGTGTTCGGCACCGCGGAGCGCTATCACGAGCAGATTCAGGCGCTGCTCGACACCGAAGTGCTGCGCGACAGCGGAATGATCTACTTCGATGCGCGCCTCTCCCACCACTTCCCCACCATCGAAGTCAGAGTCGCGGACGTGTGTCTCGATCCGCTGGTCACGGTGCTGCTGGCCACCCTGATTCGTGGTCTGGTCGAGACAGCGGCGTGTGAATGGCGAGCGGGTGAGCCGCCTGCCGAATTCCCTACGACTCTCCTGCGCATGGCTGCCTGGCGGGCAAGCCGTTCCGGGTTGGACGACCGACTACTCCACCCTCTCACCATGCATCCCGAACCCGCTGAAACCGTGGCTCGCGCACTGCTGGCACATGTGCGCGGGGCCCTGGAGGAGAGCGGCGACCTGAAGGCGGCAGAGGACGGGCTGGGCGCCTTGCTCAGTGCGGGAAACGGCGCGTGCGTCCAGAGAGACCTGATGCAGCGGACCGGTAGCCTCCACGCCATCGTCGCGGAGTGCGTCCGGCGCACCCGAGGATGA
- a CDS encoding DUF5133 domain-containing protein, translating into MLMAHPAVLRNLIEQYETLMVLEAESGARDARRRMGDVAYTLCVATGTGDIDSALVAARHQLPGARPQDDSLLVARPVNLPSGAIAGILR; encoded by the coding sequence ATGTTGATGGCGCACCCGGCCGTACTGCGGAACCTGATCGAGCAGTACGAGACCCTGATGGTGCTGGAGGCCGAGAGCGGAGCTCGTGATGCCCGGCGGCGGATGGGTGATGTGGCATACACGCTGTGTGTCGCCACGGGCACGGGCGACATCGACAGTGCGCTGGTGGCCGCCCGTCATCAGTTGCCGGGGGCCCGACCTCAGGATGACTCCCTGCTCGTGGCCCGGCCCGTGAACCTGCCGTCAGGCGCAATCGCAGGCATCCTGAGATGA
- a CDS encoding SRPBCC family protein, translated as MAVRHQLILRKPGVVWSLLEDETRYGDWVVGTHKTGPGEGRWPELGSSIHYTVRLGPKEFEGHTTVRRIDRPGVLELEADNGPLGTARIAFDIRSWGDNTLVIVDEHPLRGPGGMFHNAALDAVLQIRHRTMLGRLARVVEDMPPDADHP; from the coding sequence ATGGCCGTACGGCACCAGCTCATCCTCCGTAAGCCAGGTGTGGTGTGGTCCCTCCTCGAGGACGAAACGCGCTACGGCGACTGGGTCGTCGGCACGCACAAAACCGGCCCGGGGGAAGGCCGATGGCCCGAGCTCGGATCTTCGATCCACTACACGGTGCGTCTCGGCCCCAAGGAGTTCGAGGGCCACACCACCGTCCGTCGCATCGATCGGCCGGGTGTGCTCGAACTCGAGGCGGACAACGGTCCGCTCGGCACCGCACGAATCGCGTTCGACATCCGGTCCTGGGGCGACAACACGCTCGTGATTGTCGACGAACACCCGTTGCGCGGGCCGGGAGGGATGTTCCACAACGCCGCGCTCGACGCCGTCCTGCAGATCCGGCACCGCACCATGCTCGGGCGGCTCGCCCGGGTCGTCGAGGACATGCCGCCCGACGCCGACCACCCGTGA
- a CDS encoding VOC family protein — MSTSSHAMFGAPCWVSLMTRDLEAAQQFYGSVLDWTFRPARLGDAFSVGLHEGIPVAGIGALARDLAVAVAWTPYFAVDDADVTTARIRERCATLAVGPLSFGTGRAALAADRDGAVFGIWEGEVIPDWGVGRKGAPAWLELRTRDAFDAAIFYGEVLDWGCERPGCCQVAYEDDHVVLRHGEDTVARLSGGAMEAAPDPQVRPRWHVHFRVSDIEAASRTATVLGGSSVSPVEQSETDRWVTLRDPDGGLFTVTSPRFDG, encoded by the coding sequence ATGTCAACTTCAAGCCACGCGATGTTCGGCGCTCCGTGCTGGGTCAGCCTCATGACCCGTGATCTCGAAGCGGCCCAGCAGTTCTACGGTTCTGTCCTCGACTGGACGTTCCGCCCCGCTCGGCTCGGGGACGCCTTCTCCGTCGGTCTTCACGAGGGGATTCCGGTCGCCGGCATTGGCGCACTCGCACGGGATCTTGCTGTGGCCGTGGCGTGGACACCTTATTTCGCCGTCGACGACGCCGACGTGACCACAGCACGGATCCGCGAACGCTGCGCCACTCTGGCCGTCGGCCCCCTGTCGTTCGGCACCGGCCGGGCGGCACTGGCCGCGGACCGCGATGGCGCAGTCTTCGGGATCTGGGAGGGAGAGGTCATCCCGGACTGGGGGGTGGGTCGCAAAGGGGCCCCCGCTTGGCTCGAACTGCGTACCAGAGATGCCTTCGATGCCGCCATCTTCTACGGCGAGGTCCTCGACTGGGGCTGCGAGCGGCCGGGCTGCTGCCAAGTCGCCTACGAAGACGATCACGTCGTACTCCGTCACGGCGAGGACACGGTGGCACGGCTCAGCGGCGGGGCCATGGAGGCCGCTCCCGACCCGCAGGTGCGACCGCGCTGGCACGTCCATTTCCGGGTGTCCGACATCGAGGCCGCGAGTCGGACGGCCACCGTCCTCGGAGGAAGCAGCGTCTCTCCCGTGGAGCAATCCGAGACCGACCGCTGGGTCACGCTGCGTGATCCGGACGGTGGACTGTTCACCGTCACGTCACCCCGGTTCGACGGCTGA
- a CDS encoding hemerythrin domain-containing protein encodes MGHGGNVIAELTTDHREVDELFEKIEAQPVGDKRRRKLADELTIELVRHSVAEEMHLYPAVRKHVDGGDWIADKEIADHAEAEQHLKDLEGLAADDPQFDHLVAKLRLEVSEHIRDEEERLFPLLVAACTPEALNELGDKVRTAKRTAPTRPHPAAPDTPPGNRLVGPGVGLVDRARDLLTGRGKS; translated from the coding sequence ATGGGTCACGGCGGAAATGTGATCGCGGAACTCACCACCGACCACCGCGAGGTCGACGAATTGTTCGAGAAGATCGAGGCACAGCCGGTCGGCGACAAGCGGCGCCGGAAGCTGGCCGATGAACTGACCATTGAACTGGTACGTCATTCCGTCGCCGAGGAGATGCACCTGTACCCGGCGGTGCGCAAGCACGTTGACGGCGGGGACTGGATCGCGGACAAGGAGATCGCGGATCACGCAGAGGCGGAACAGCATCTGAAGGACCTGGAGGGCCTTGCTGCGGACGACCCGCAGTTCGACCACTTGGTGGCGAAGCTGAGGCTCGAGGTGAGCGAGCACATCCGCGACGAAGAGGAGCGGCTGTTCCCTCTCCTCGTCGCGGCCTGCACCCCCGAAGCTCTGAACGAACTGGGCGACAAGGTCCGCACAGCGAAGAGGACGGCCCCCACCCGCCCGCATCCCGCCGCCCCGGACACCCCGCCCGGCAACAGGCTGGTGGGCCCCGGCGTCGGCCTGGTGGACCGGGCACGCGACCTACTGACCGGACGCGGCAAGAGCTGA
- a CDS encoding magnesium and cobalt transport protein CorA, whose product MSDWRSRAARAGKWPLSPGGHGPDPAPEHSMDPRAEQEEPPASLARSVVDAAIYRDGRRIATPSTLEEIYERLPGEPGTMAWIGLYRPSPAQLWEAAGQFGLHELAVEDAIVAHQRPKLERYGDTLFVVLRSARYMDEAEEVDFGELHLFVGPGFVLTVRHSQAPDLAIVRKRLEGDPELLALGPEAVLYAILDAVVDGYAPVVAGLQHDIDEIETEVFGGDPKVSRRIYELSREVVEFQRATRPLLTIMRGLEAGFEKYGTDEELQRYLRDVADHDTTVVERVDGFREMLGDILTVNATLVTQAQNEEMKQLAEAGHAQNDEIKKISSWAAILFAPTLVGTIYGMNFDNMPELHWATGYPFALVLMAVVCTSLYVIFKKRDWL is encoded by the coding sequence ATGTCCGATTGGCGATCGCGTGCCGCCCGAGCAGGTAAGTGGCCGCTGAGCCCGGGCGGACACGGGCCGGACCCGGCCCCCGAGCATTCGATGGATCCTCGGGCCGAGCAGGAAGAGCCCCCAGCGTCTCTGGCCCGCAGCGTGGTGGACGCGGCCATCTACCGTGACGGGCGGCGGATCGCGACGCCCTCGACGCTGGAGGAGATCTACGAGCGGCTTCCGGGGGAGCCGGGCACCATGGCGTGGATCGGGCTGTACCGGCCCTCTCCAGCGCAGCTGTGGGAGGCGGCCGGGCAGTTCGGGCTGCACGAGCTGGCCGTCGAGGACGCCATCGTGGCCCACCAGCGGCCGAAACTGGAGCGCTACGGGGACACCCTTTTCGTCGTGCTGCGCTCGGCCCGATACATGGACGAGGCCGAGGAGGTGGACTTCGGGGAACTCCATCTGTTCGTCGGTCCCGGATTCGTGCTGACCGTACGGCACAGCCAGGCACCCGACCTGGCCATCGTCCGCAAGCGACTGGAGGGCGACCCCGAGCTGCTGGCGCTGGGCCCCGAGGCCGTTCTGTACGCGATCCTGGACGCGGTGGTCGACGGTTACGCCCCCGTGGTGGCGGGCCTCCAGCACGACATCGACGAGATCGAGACCGAGGTGTTCGGCGGCGACCCGAAGGTCTCCCGCCGCATCTACGAACTCTCGCGCGAAGTCGTCGAGTTCCAGCGGGCCACCCGGCCGCTCCTGACCATCATGCGCGGGCTCGAGGCCGGTTTCGAGAAGTACGGCACGGACGAGGAGCTTCAGCGTTACCTGCGTGACGTCGCCGACCACGACACCACCGTGGTCGAGCGCGTGGACGGCTTCCGCGAGATGCTCGGCGACATCCTCACCGTCAACGCCACTCTGGTCACTCAGGCCCAGAACGAGGAGATGAAGCAACTGGCCGAGGCCGGCCACGCACAGAACGACGAGATCAAGAAGATCTCGTCGTGGGCGGCGATCCTGTTCGCACCCACGTTGGTGGGGACCATCTACGGGATGAACTTCGACAACATGCCGGAGTTGCACTGGGCGACCGGGTACCCGTTCGCGCTCGTGCTGATGGCGGTGGTGTGCACGAGCTTGTACGTGATCTTCAAGAAGCGGGACTGGCTGTAG